One genomic segment of Musa acuminata AAA Group cultivar baxijiao chromosome BXJ3-3, Cavendish_Baxijiao_AAA, whole genome shotgun sequence includes these proteins:
- the LOC135633475 gene encoding endochitinase-like isoform X2 gives MKALLLLVIFTLLSSLGGGSVGSIISSSLFEQMLKHRNDAACPGNGFYTYTAFISAANSFSGFGTTGDDATKKREIAAFLAQTSHETTGGWPTAPDGPYAWGYCYVQEQNPSSDYCVANSQWPCAAGKKYYGRGPIQISYNYNYGPAGRAIGSDLLNKPDLVATDATISFKTALWFWMTPQSPMPSCHDAITGRWTPSNADRAAGRLPGYGVTTNIINGALECGNGSDARVADRIGFYKRYCDLLGVSYGDNLDCYNPRPFTSTAGTATFIIIISIIIN, from the exons ATGAAGGCCTTGTTGTTGTTGGTCATCTTCACCCTGTTATCGTCGCTCGGCGGTGGCAGCGTTGGCTCGATCATCAGCTCCTCCCTCTTCGAGCAGATGCTGAAGCATCGCAACGACGCAGCCTGCCCCGGCAACGGCTTCTACACGTACACCGCCTTCATCTCCGCCGCCAACTCCTTCAGCGGGTTCGGGACGACCGGCGACGACGCCACGAAGAAGAGAGAGATCGCGGCTTTCTTGGCGCAGACGTCTCACGAGACGACAG GTGGGTGGCCGACGGCGCCCGATGGTCCGTACGCGTGGGGTTACTGCTACGTCCAGGAACAGAACCCCTCATCGGACTACTGCGTCGCCAACTCGCAGTGGCCGTGCGCTGCAGGCAAGAAGTACTACGGCCGAGGCCCCATCCAAATCTCATA CAACTACAACTACGGGCCGGCTGGGAGAGCCATCGGCTCCGACCTGCTCAACAAACCAGACCTGGTGGCCACCGACGCGACCATCTCGTTCAAGACGGCTCTGTGGTTCTGGATGACTCCTCAGTCGCCTATGCCGTCGTGCCACGACGCGATAACCGGGAGGTGGACGCCATCCAACGCCGACCGGGCGGCCGGAAGGCTTCCGGGCTACGGTGTCACCACCAACATCATCAATGGAGCGTTGGAGTGCGGGAATGGGTCCGATGCCAGGGTGGCGGATAGGATCGGCTTCTACAAGAGGTACTGCGACTTGCTGGGGGTGAGCTACGGAGACAACTTGGACTGCTACAACCCGAGACCCTTTACTTCTACGGCAGGTACAGcgacatttattattattattagtattattattaattgA
- the LOC135633475 gene encoding endochitinase-like isoform X1 has translation MKALLLLVIFTLLSSLGGGSVGSIISSSLFEQMLKHRNDAACPGNGFYTYTAFISAANSFSGFGTTGDDATKKREIAAFLAQTSHETTGGWPTAPDGPYAWGYCYVQEQNPSSDYCVANSQWPCAAGKKYYGRGPIQISYNYNYGPAGRAIGSDLLNKPDLVATDATISFKTALWFWMTPQSPMPSCHDAITGRWTPSNADRAAGRLPGYGVTTNIINGALECGNGSDARVADRIGFYKRYCDLLGVSYGDNLDCYNPRPFTSTAANKPTLAEAKRRERKGGDVGAR, from the exons ATGAAGGCCTTGTTGTTGTTGGTCATCTTCACCCTGTTATCGTCGCTCGGCGGTGGCAGCGTTGGCTCGATCATCAGCTCCTCCCTCTTCGAGCAGATGCTGAAGCATCGCAACGACGCAGCCTGCCCCGGCAACGGCTTCTACACGTACACCGCCTTCATCTCCGCCGCCAACTCCTTCAGCGGGTTCGGGACGACCGGCGACGACGCCACGAAGAAGAGAGAGATCGCGGCTTTCTTGGCGCAGACGTCTCACGAGACGACAG GTGGGTGGCCGACGGCGCCCGATGGTCCGTACGCGTGGGGTTACTGCTACGTCCAGGAACAGAACCCCTCATCGGACTACTGCGTCGCCAACTCGCAGTGGCCGTGCGCTGCAGGCAAGAAGTACTACGGCCGAGGCCCCATCCAAATCTCATA CAACTACAACTACGGGCCGGCTGGGAGAGCCATCGGCTCCGACCTGCTCAACAAACCAGACCTGGTGGCCACCGACGCGACCATCTCGTTCAAGACGGCTCTGTGGTTCTGGATGACTCCTCAGTCGCCTATGCCGTCGTGCCACGACGCGATAACCGGGAGGTGGACGCCATCCAACGCCGACCGGGCGGCCGGAAGGCTTCCGGGCTACGGTGTCACCACCAACATCATCAATGGAGCGTTGGAGTGCGGGAATGGGTCCGATGCCAGGGTGGCGGATAGGATCGGCTTCTACAAGAGGTACTGCGACTTGCTGGGGGTGAGCTACGGAGACAACTTGGACTGCTACAACCCGAGACCCTTTACTTCTACGGCAG
- the LOC135633475 gene encoding endochitinase-like isoform X3 — protein MKALLLLVIFTLLSSLGGGSVGSIISSSLFEQMLKHRNDAACPGNGFYTYTAFISAANSFSGFGTTGDDATKKREIAAFLAQTSHETTGGWPTAPDGPYAWGYCYVQEQNPSSDYCVANSQWPCAAGKKYYGRGPIQISYNYNYGPAGRAIGSDLLNKPDLVATDATISFKTALWFWMTPQSPMPSCHDAITGRWTPSNADRAAGRLPGYGVTTNIINGALECGNGSDARVADRIGFYKRYCDLLGVSYGDNLDCYNPRPFTSTADLRYLFNRVGEIYC, from the exons ATGAAGGCCTTGTTGTTGTTGGTCATCTTCACCCTGTTATCGTCGCTCGGCGGTGGCAGCGTTGGCTCGATCATCAGCTCCTCCCTCTTCGAGCAGATGCTGAAGCATCGCAACGACGCAGCCTGCCCCGGCAACGGCTTCTACACGTACACCGCCTTCATCTCCGCCGCCAACTCCTTCAGCGGGTTCGGGACGACCGGCGACGACGCCACGAAGAAGAGAGAGATCGCGGCTTTCTTGGCGCAGACGTCTCACGAGACGACAG GTGGGTGGCCGACGGCGCCCGATGGTCCGTACGCGTGGGGTTACTGCTACGTCCAGGAACAGAACCCCTCATCGGACTACTGCGTCGCCAACTCGCAGTGGCCGTGCGCTGCAGGCAAGAAGTACTACGGCCGAGGCCCCATCCAAATCTCATA CAACTACAACTACGGGCCGGCTGGGAGAGCCATCGGCTCCGACCTGCTCAACAAACCAGACCTGGTGGCCACCGACGCGACCATCTCGTTCAAGACGGCTCTGTGGTTCTGGATGACTCCTCAGTCGCCTATGCCGTCGTGCCACGACGCGATAACCGGGAGGTGGACGCCATCCAACGCCGACCGGGCGGCCGGAAGGCTTCCGGGCTACGGTGTCACCACCAACATCATCAATGGAGCGTTGGAGTGCGGGAATGGGTCCGATGCCAGGGTGGCGGATAGGATCGGCTTCTACAAGAGGTACTGCGACTTGCTGGGGGTGAGCTACGGAGACAACTTGGACTGCTACAACCCGAGACCCTTTACTTCTACGGCAG ATTTACGATATCTCTTCAACAGAGTTGGGGAGATCTATTGTTAA
- the LOC135633475 gene encoding endochitinase-like isoform X4, protein MKALLLLVIFTLLSSLGGGSVGSIISSSLFEQMLKHRNDAACPGNGFYTYTAFISAANSFSGFGTTGDDATKKREIAAFLAQTSHETTGGWPTAPDGPYAWGYCYVQEQNPSSDYCVANSQWPCAAGKKYYGRGPIQISYNYNYGPAGRAIGSDLLNKPDLVATDATISFKTALWFWMTPQSPMPSCHDAITGRWTPSNADRAAGRLPGYGVTTNIINGALECGNGSDARVADRIGFYKRYCDLLGVSYGDNLDCYNPRPFTSTAGNPNKSGGKMAEA, encoded by the exons ATGAAGGCCTTGTTGTTGTTGGTCATCTTCACCCTGTTATCGTCGCTCGGCGGTGGCAGCGTTGGCTCGATCATCAGCTCCTCCCTCTTCGAGCAGATGCTGAAGCATCGCAACGACGCAGCCTGCCCCGGCAACGGCTTCTACACGTACACCGCCTTCATCTCCGCCGCCAACTCCTTCAGCGGGTTCGGGACGACCGGCGACGACGCCACGAAGAAGAGAGAGATCGCGGCTTTCTTGGCGCAGACGTCTCACGAGACGACAG GTGGGTGGCCGACGGCGCCCGATGGTCCGTACGCGTGGGGTTACTGCTACGTCCAGGAACAGAACCCCTCATCGGACTACTGCGTCGCCAACTCGCAGTGGCCGTGCGCTGCAGGCAAGAAGTACTACGGCCGAGGCCCCATCCAAATCTCATA CAACTACAACTACGGGCCGGCTGGGAGAGCCATCGGCTCCGACCTGCTCAACAAACCAGACCTGGTGGCCACCGACGCGACCATCTCGTTCAAGACGGCTCTGTGGTTCTGGATGACTCCTCAGTCGCCTATGCCGTCGTGCCACGACGCGATAACCGGGAGGTGGACGCCATCCAACGCCGACCGGGCGGCCGGAAGGCTTCCGGGCTACGGTGTCACCACCAACATCATCAATGGAGCGTTGGAGTGCGGGAATGGGTCCGATGCCAGGGTGGCGGATAGGATCGGCTTCTACAAGAGGTACTGCGACTTGCTGGGGGTGAGCTACGGAGACAACTTGGACTGCTACAACCCGAGACCCTTTACTTCTACGGCAG GAAACCCAAATAAAAGTGGTGGAAAGATGGCAGAGGCTTAA
- the LOC135633475 gene encoding endochitinase-like isoform X5 — MKALLLLVIFTLLSSLGGGSVGSIISSSLFEQMLKHRNDAACPGNGFYTYTAFISAANSFSGFGTTGDDATKKREIAAFLAQTSHETTGGWPTAPDGPYAWGYCYVQEQNPSSDYCVANSQWPCAAGKKYYGRGPIQISYNYNYGPAGRAIGSDLLNKPDLVATDATISFKTALWFWMTPQSPMPSCHDAITGRWTPSNADRAAGRLPGYGVTTNIINGALECGNGSDARVADRIGFYKRYCDLLGVSYGDNLDCYNPRPFTSTADSNR; from the exons ATGAAGGCCTTGTTGTTGTTGGTCATCTTCACCCTGTTATCGTCGCTCGGCGGTGGCAGCGTTGGCTCGATCATCAGCTCCTCCCTCTTCGAGCAGATGCTGAAGCATCGCAACGACGCAGCCTGCCCCGGCAACGGCTTCTACACGTACACCGCCTTCATCTCCGCCGCCAACTCCTTCAGCGGGTTCGGGACGACCGGCGACGACGCCACGAAGAAGAGAGAGATCGCGGCTTTCTTGGCGCAGACGTCTCACGAGACGACAG GTGGGTGGCCGACGGCGCCCGATGGTCCGTACGCGTGGGGTTACTGCTACGTCCAGGAACAGAACCCCTCATCGGACTACTGCGTCGCCAACTCGCAGTGGCCGTGCGCTGCAGGCAAGAAGTACTACGGCCGAGGCCCCATCCAAATCTCATA CAACTACAACTACGGGCCGGCTGGGAGAGCCATCGGCTCCGACCTGCTCAACAAACCAGACCTGGTGGCCACCGACGCGACCATCTCGTTCAAGACGGCTCTGTGGTTCTGGATGACTCCTCAGTCGCCTATGCCGTCGTGCCACGACGCGATAACCGGGAGGTGGACGCCATCCAACGCCGACCGGGCGGCCGGAAGGCTTCCGGGCTACGGTGTCACCACCAACATCATCAATGGAGCGTTGGAGTGCGGGAATGGGTCCGATGCCAGGGTGGCGGATAGGATCGGCTTCTACAAGAGGTACTGCGACTTGCTGGGGGTGAGCTACGGAGACAACTTGGACTGCTACAACCCGAGACCCTTTACTTCTACGGCAG ATAGCAACAGATGA